Proteins encoded within one genomic window of Borrelia parkeri:
- the murB gene encoding UDP-N-acetylmuramate dehydrogenase, whose product MLKNINNFLEKINIKPKKENLANHTTYKIGGISKLFLTPKTIKDAEHIFKVAIKEKVKIFILGGGSNLLINDEVEIDFPIIYTGNLNKIELQNNQITAECGTNFDDLCHFALQNELSGLEFIYGLPGTLGGAIWMNARCFGSEISEILDRVIFVDENGQTICKKIEKSEFSYKISPFQNKNTVILKATLNLTKGNKKHIEEIMKQNKQKRIDKGHYISPSSGSTFKNNKKFLKPTGQIIEECNLKGLNIGGAAVSHYHGNFIINKNNASSKEIKTLIEKVKTEVQIKTGFLLEEEVIYIGFNDKN is encoded by the coding sequence ATGTTAAAAAACATAAATAATTTTCTTGAAAAGATTAATATTAAACCTAAAAAAGAAAATCTTGCAAACCATACAACTTATAAAATAGGGGGAATTTCCAAACTATTTTTAACACCTAAAACAATCAAAGATGCAGAACATATATTTAAAGTAGCAATAAAAGAAAAAGTTAAAATATTTATTTTAGGAGGAGGCTCCAATCTGTTAATAAACGACGAAGTAGAAATTGATTTTCCTATAATATATACTGGAAACTTAAATAAAATTGAACTTCAAAACAATCAAATTACTGCTGAATGCGGTACCAATTTTGACGACCTATGTCATTTTGCATTGCAAAATGAATTAAGCGGATTAGAATTCATATATGGACTTCCTGGAACTCTCGGAGGTGCAATTTGGATGAATGCCAGGTGTTTTGGAAGCGAAATCTCTGAAATATTAGATCGAGTCATTTTTGTAGATGAAAATGGACAAACTATCTGCAAAAAAATTGAAAAAAGTGAATTCTCCTATAAGATTTCTCCTTTTCAAAACAAAAACACTGTAATACTAAAAGCAACCCTAAACCTAACAAAAGGCAATAAAAAACATATTGAAGAGATTATGAAACAAAACAAGCAAAAAAGAATAGATAAAGGACATTATATCTCTCCAAGTAGCGGGAGTACATTTAAAAATAATAAAAAATTTTTAAAACCTACTGGGCAAATTATTGAAGAATGCAACTTAAAAGGACTAAACATTGGAGGGGCAGCGGTATCACACTATCACGGTAACTTTATTATTAATAAGAATAACGCCAGCTCTAAAGAGATTAAAACACTAATTGAGAAAGTAAAAACCGAAGTTCAAATAAAAACAGGGTTTTTACTTGAAGAAGAAGTGATTTATATCGGATTTAACGACAAAAATTAA
- a CDS encoding cysteine--tRNA ligase codes for MLLRLYNTKTKSLSEVKNFRDTKIYACGPTVYNYAHIGNLRTYIFEDLLIKSLRLLKYNVNYAMNITDIGHLTGEFDEGEDKVVKAARERGLTVYEISRFFTEAFFCDCEKLNIVRPDKVLIASEYIASMIEVIKVLEQNGFTYFVNGNVYFDTSLFKSYGQMAGINLNDSGFSSVSRVEVDLSKKNKSDFVLWFTNSKFKDQEMKWDSPWGFGYPSWHLECASMNLDCFKSTLDIHLGGVDHIGVHHINEIAIAECYLNRMWCDIFVHGEFLIMEDEKMSKSNNNFITIKDLEADGFSPLDFRYFCLTAHYRTQLKFTFSNLRACKVARKNMLNKLTAFCSSLNQFDLVLLSKNYENIESVLEKRYYDSFLEKIAFDLSIPQALALLWDIVKDDNLSALSKLRLTFKFDEVLSLGLKEGVFREIEKDRIDIDDAMNSLLEERRLAKIKKDFKRADEIREYFYSKGFVLIDTEEGTKVKRG; via the coding sequence ATGCTTCTTAGATTATATAATACAAAAACAAAGAGTTTATCTGAAGTAAAAAATTTTAGAGATACTAAGATTTATGCTTGTGGACCTACTGTTTATAATTATGCCCATATAGGTAATCTTAGAACATATATTTTTGAAGATCTGCTTATTAAGTCCCTAAGGTTATTAAAATATAATGTTAATTATGCAATGAATATTACTGATATTGGTCATTTAACAGGTGAATTTGATGAGGGAGAAGATAAGGTGGTTAAGGCTGCAAGAGAGAGAGGCCTTACGGTTTATGAAATTAGCAGGTTTTTTACAGAAGCTTTTTTTTGTGATTGTGAAAAATTGAATATAGTGCGTCCTGATAAAGTGCTTATTGCAAGTGAATATATTGCAAGCATGATAGAGGTGATTAAAGTTCTTGAGCAAAATGGGTTTACTTATTTTGTTAATGGTAATGTTTATTTTGATACTTCTCTTTTTAAGAGTTATGGCCAGATGGCTGGTATTAATCTAAATGATTCTGGGTTTTCTTCTGTTTCCAGAGTTGAGGTAGATCTTTCAAAAAAGAATAAGTCAGATTTTGTTTTGTGGTTTACAAATTCAAAATTTAAAGATCAGGAAATGAAATGGGATTCACCTTGGGGATTTGGTTATCCAAGTTGGCATTTAGAATGTGCATCAATGAATTTAGATTGTTTTAAGAGTACTCTTGATATCCATTTGGGAGGAGTTGATCATATTGGGGTTCATCACATAAATGAAATAGCGATAGCAGAATGTTATTTAAATAGGATGTGGTGTGACATTTTTGTTCATGGTGAGTTTTTGATTATGGAAGATGAAAAGATGTCAAAATCAAATAATAATTTTATTACCATTAAAGACTTAGAAGCTGATGGATTTTCGCCTTTAGATTTTAGATATTTTTGTTTAACTGCACATTATAGAACTCAACTTAAGTTTACGTTTAGTAATTTGAGAGCTTGCAAGGTGGCTAGAAAAAATATGCTTAATAAATTGACAGCTTTCTGTTCTTCATTAAATCAATTTGATCTGGTATTACTTAGTAAGAATTATGAGAATATTGAATCTGTTTTAGAGAAAAGATATTATGATAGTTTTTTGGAAAAAATAGCTTTTGATTTAAGTATTCCTCAGGCCTTAGCCTTGTTATGGGATATTGTTAAGGATGATAATTTAAGTGCTCTTTCAAAACTTAGACTTACATTCAAATTTGATGAAGTTTTATCTCTTGGTTTAAAAGAAGGAGTCTTTAGAGAGATTGAGAAGGATAGGATAGATATTGATGATGCTATGAATTCTTTGCTGGAAGAGAGACGGTTAGCCAAGATAAAAAAAGATTTTAAGCGTGCTGATGAGATTAGAGAATATTTTTATTCTAAAGGTTTTGTATTAATTGATACTGAAGAAGGGACTAAGGTTAAAAGAGGGTAA
- a CDS encoding DNA-binding protein produces the protein MAVFFKSQYFVLSLVFLIFLSLFIFSGFLFYLKPVIYEISPMPASHENVIVIKGRNLGDKIGEININDHYLMKSSIVSWSNEKIVFRITDEINSGLVFIKSEKGISNELFLVIRRQVPIKLEKKNKPFLFVTDELVLVTNVPVILRGKNLVSNFDGVEIFIQTEHELYKVLPRDILKLSEEEIKFIPPKTLHIDGEIFLLVDGVESNKIPFNFNTNFFRWNLKGTRNFKISHEIYFVQAYSKELLSLTSDDINFNVFYLNPIENERQKIKFADNNGTILNLDNLFFKSLKSNTYHLKFEVETCKLDLDIFDRQALDSIKVNTDSNMYEFKTYVLNKRDRYLSYDSLDLSSINLNVNNKSSAYELAKSIIDALILHFTVIDNDLTLDESIKMREISADNLILLTNLLFLRNNIPLRNAVGLYFDTRSSSLKEHTWCEFFLEHIGFIYFDIVNAVLFRDSSNYFLNMSENYIQYGYKEDYDDLLFDDYFDLVLLKYKSLTNSNYSLNYRITLEENINDR, from the coding sequence TTGGCAGTATTTTTTAAGAGTCAATATTTTGTTTTAAGCTTAGTGTTTTTAATATTTTTAAGTTTATTTATTTTTTCTGGATTTTTGTTTTATTTAAAGCCTGTAATTTATGAAATATCACCAATGCCTGCTTCGCATGAAAATGTAATTGTGATTAAAGGACGTAATTTAGGTGATAAGATTGGAGAGATTAATATTAATGATCATTATTTAATGAAGAGTAGTATTGTTAGCTGGAGTAATGAGAAGATAGTTTTTAGAATTACAGATGAAATCAACTCAGGTCTTGTTTTTATAAAAAGCGAGAAAGGGATTAGTAATGAACTTTTTCTTGTGATTCGTAGACAAGTTCCAATTAAACTTGAGAAAAAAAATAAACCTTTTCTTTTTGTTACTGATGAGTTGGTTTTAGTGACAAATGTTCCTGTTATATTAAGAGGCAAAAATTTAGTGTCAAATTTTGATGGTGTTGAAATATTTATTCAAACAGAACATGAACTTTATAAAGTCCTTCCTAGAGATATATTGAAATTGAGTGAAGAAGAAATAAAATTTATTCCACCAAAGACTTTGCATATTGATGGTGAGATTTTTTTACTGGTTGACGGGGTTGAAAGCAATAAAATTCCTTTTAATTTTAATACAAATTTTTTTAGGTGGAATTTAAAGGGAACTAGAAATTTTAAAATATCTCATGAAATTTATTTCGTTCAGGCTTATAGTAAGGAGCTGCTTAGTTTGACATCAGATGACATTAATTTTAATGTTTTTTATTTAAATCCAATTGAAAATGAAAGACAAAAAATTAAGTTTGCAGATAATAATGGGACTATATTGAATTTAGATAATTTATTTTTTAAAAGCCTAAAATCAAATACATATCATTTAAAATTTGAAGTTGAGACTTGTAAATTGGATTTAGATATTTTTGATAGACAAGCTTTGGATAGTATTAAAGTAAATACGGATAGTAATATGTATGAATTTAAAACATATGTTTTAAATAAGAGAGATCGTTATTTATCTTATGATTCACTTGATTTAAGTTCAATTAATTTGAATGTAAACAACAAAAGTTCGGCTTATGAATTGGCAAAATCTATTATTGATGCTTTAATTTTGCATTTTACGGTTATAGATAATGATTTAACTTTGGATGAATCTATTAAAATGAGGGAAATTTCGGCTGATAATTTAATTTTACTTACGAATTTGTTGTTTTTACGAAATAATATACCTTTAAGAAATGCTGTTGGACTGTATTTTGATACTAGGTCGTCTAGTCTTAAAGAACATACTTGGTGTGAATTTTTTTTAGAGCATATTGGATTTATTTATTTTGATATAGTAAATGCGGTATTATTTAGAGATAGCTCTAATTATTTTTTGAATATGTCAGAGAATTATATCCAGTATGGATATAAGGAAGATTATGATGATTTGCTGTTTGATGATTATTTTGATTTAGTATTGTTGAAGTATAAAAGCTTGACAAATAGTAATTATTCTCTGAATTATAGGATTACTTTGGAGGAAAATATTAATGATAGATAG
- the glyA gene encoding serine hydroxymethyltransferase, with protein sequence MIDSVLFDLIAREAKRERENIELIASENFVSLGVRQAVGSILTNKYAEGYPSKRYYGGCFVVDDIENLAISRAKELFGASYANVQPHSGSQANMAAIMALIKPGDKILGMELSHGGHLTHGSKVSFSGMLFDAYSYGVSRDSEIIDYEDVRRIARECRPNLIIAGASSYSREIDFKKFREIADEVSAYLLCDIAHTAGLVATGFHNSPIDFAHLTTSTTHKTLRGPRGGLILAGKESGMIVNFNNKKRTLENAVNSCVFPGTQGGPLMHVIAGKAVAFGEALMGEFKDYISRVIENTKAMAEYFISEGFRIVSGGTDNHLFLVDLGILGITGAAAEEILESVNIIINKNTIPFDSKNPSVASGIRIGGAAITSRGLNRDDSIEVARFIIRSLKTKSDDELKKIKCEVVEFISSFNMP encoded by the coding sequence ATGATAGATAGTGTTTTATTTGATTTAATTGCAAGGGAAGCTAAAAGGGAGAGAGAAAATATTGAATTAATTGCTTCAGAAAATTTTGTGTCATTAGGAGTAAGACAGGCTGTTGGAAGTATTTTGACTAATAAATATGCTGAAGGTTACCCTTCAAAGAGATATTATGGTGGATGTTTTGTTGTTGATGATATTGAAAATTTAGCTATATCACGAGCAAAAGAGCTTTTTGGTGCAAGTTATGCAAATGTTCAACCTCATAGTGGTTCCCAAGCTAATATGGCTGCTATAATGGCACTTATTAAGCCTGGGGATAAAATTCTTGGAATGGAGTTGTCTCATGGTGGTCATTTAACTCATGGTAGTAAGGTCAGTTTTTCTGGAATGCTCTTCGATGCATATTCTTATGGTGTGTCAAGGGATTCTGAGATAATTGATTATGAGGATGTTAGGAGAATAGCTAGAGAATGTAGACCTAATTTAATAATTGCTGGTGCTTCTTCTTATTCAAGAGAAATTGATTTTAAAAAATTTCGTGAAATAGCGGATGAGGTTTCAGCTTATCTTTTGTGTGATATTGCTCATACGGCAGGTCTTGTTGCTACAGGTTTTCATAACTCTCCTATTGATTTTGCACATTTAACTACAAGTACTACTCATAAGACTTTAAGGGGCCCTAGGGGAGGATTAATTCTTGCAGGTAAGGAATCTGGTATGATAGTGAATTTTAATAATAAAAAGAGAACACTAGAGAATGCTGTTAATTCTTGTGTTTTTCCAGGAACTCAAGGTGGGCCTTTAATGCATGTTATTGCAGGTAAAGCAGTGGCTTTTGGAGAAGCTTTGATGGGTGAGTTTAAGGATTATATTTCTAGGGTAATAGAGAATACCAAAGCTATGGCTGAGTATTTTATTTCAGAAGGTTTTAGAATAGTTAGTGGTGGAACGGATAATCATTTATTTTTAGTTGACCTTGGTATTTTGGGTATTACAGGGGCTGCTGCTGAGGAAATTCTTGAGAGCGTAAACATTATTATTAATAAAAACACAATTCCTTTTGATTCAAAAAATCCTTCTGTAGCTTCGGGTATTCGAATTGGTGGTGCTGCTATTACTTCAAGAGGTTTAAATAGAGATGATTCTATTGAGGTTGCTCGTTTTATTATTAGGTCTTTGAAGACTAAGTCTGATGATGAGCTTAAAAAAATAAAATGCGAAGTCGTAGAATTTATTAGTAGTTTTAATATGCCCTAA
- a CDS encoding J domain-containing protein has translation MFNLFQIFFLLLSLIFIFSPFILSMFFIFFVFFIITSILGGFRTYTTRDYFYSKSREFEFYKLSCLLMAKLISILGSMTGEQLNYINFIINSLNLSEKHKTELYNVFHFSVTQNRNADKILYTLKLGYFQHRDLFVWLVSVLKEINNLARYGNLEGDKFIRYVSAFLELDYENYDAYKNINIEIINPYEVLGLSYNASDDDIKKAYKKLVIQYHPDRFASEPIKQREANEKFIKIQDAYEKICKERNLK, from the coding sequence GTGTTTAATTTGTTTCAAATTTTCTTTTTGTTATTGTCGTTGATTTTTATTTTTAGTCCCTTTATTTTAAGTATGTTTTTTATATTTTTTGTTTTTTTTATAATCACCAGTATTTTAGGTGGATTTAGGACGTACACAACAAGAGATTATTTTTATTCTAAGTCAAGGGAATTTGAATTTTATAAGTTATCTTGTTTATTGATGGCCAAATTGATTTCTATTTTGGGATCAATGACTGGTGAACAATTAAATTATATTAATTTTATAATTAATTCTTTAAATTTATCCGAAAAACATAAGACGGAACTTTATAATGTATTTCATTTTTCTGTTACTCAAAATAGAAATGCAGACAAAATATTATATACGCTGAAGCTTGGGTACTTTCAGCATAGAGATCTTTTTGTGTGGCTTGTCTCAGTTCTTAAAGAGATTAATAATTTAGCTAGATATGGAAACTTGGAAGGGGATAAATTTATTCGTTATGTTAGTGCATTTCTTGAGCTTGATTATGAAAATTATGATGCTTACAAAAATATTAATATAGAGATTATTAATCCTTATGAAGTATTGGGTTTAAGCTATAATGCTAGTGATGATGACATAAAGAAGGCTTATAAAAAATTGGTTATACAATACCATCCAGATAGATTTGCAAGTGAACCTATTAAACAAAGAGAGGCAAATGAAAAATTTATTAAGATTCAAGATGCTTATGAAAAGATCTGCAAAGAGCGAAATTTAAAATAG
- a CDS encoding integrin-binding adhesin P66 family protein: MFILNTVTVFADDINKDTSKSNPWSPKLTFENSSEFRFDMDELIPGLENKSQLGLKFVPYETHNEIGKHDPFSAYIKVEDLVLKAQGKKDAILKLDVGSITTQINIYDFYLKMESMTDFDFNQESLFSFAPMTSMQSEYYGFPSNDCATRRTILARSTAKTIGTLQFGYTFPQLELLLAIGATGTGNRNYKKNANDSEEDKKKKDETPYNNTYQGILYGTKVKWTPMKNELAQYSSDVIAEIPFELHFGLSGAIGNSTFNNSSITYGLKDKSVIGSDLVSPTLSNASIMASIGFTYKLGLTKINDKNTYLLIQTGSDVGIDPFASDFSILGHISRKANTDDKNQFDPTGNKLNFDKKRSTNFAFSVGTGIGFAWNKDDGEQESWSISGGNSYNTRIFGAQDKKSGIGLGITYGKNLYKPTSSNKIIQDIAAKSFQTFNAEISTYEDNTKGLIPGLGWIASLGIYDLLKEQPQSNDIITTLTPKTNNNQTQTQTQTVAFTEATKIGGALYIDYAIPVESISPTTHIIPYVGTHILGSLKGSDKSIYLKAGVELDNLIKLTKISLGWDSNNLFATKDQMGSVFLQFAVAFNE; this comes from the coding sequence ATGTTTATATTAAACACTGTTACAGTTTTTGCAGATGATATAAATAAAGATACATCTAAGTCAAACCCATGGAGTCCTAAACTAACATTCGAAAATAGTAGCGAATTTAGATTTGATATGGATGAGCTCATTCCTGGTTTGGAAAATAAAAGCCAGCTAGGACTTAAATTTGTACCATATGAAACACATAATGAAATAGGAAAACATGATCCTTTCTCAGCTTACATCAAAGTAGAGGACCTCGTGTTAAAGGCTCAGGGCAAAAAGGATGCCATACTCAAACTCGATGTAGGAAGCATTACAACACAAATCAACATATATGATTTTTACCTTAAAATGGAATCAATGACTGATTTTGATTTTAACCAAGAATCATTATTTAGTTTCGCACCAATGACTAGTATGCAAAGCGAATATTACGGTTTTCCAAGCAATGATTGCGCTACAAGAAGAACAATCCTTGCAAGAAGTACAGCAAAAACAATAGGAACACTTCAGTTTGGATATACTTTTCCACAATTAGAACTTTTGCTTGCAATTGGGGCAACAGGAACAGGAAACAGAAACTACAAAAAAAATGCTAACGATTCCGAAGAAGATAAAAAGAAAAAAGACGAAACTCCTTACAACAATACATATCAAGGTATACTTTACGGAACAAAAGTGAAATGGACACCAATGAAAAATGAACTAGCACAATACAGCTCAGATGTCATTGCAGAAATTCCATTTGAATTACATTTTGGACTCTCAGGAGCAATCGGAAACTCAACATTTAATAATTCATCAATAACATACGGACTTAAAGACAAATCTGTTATAGGCTCAGATCTTGTCAGTCCAACTTTATCAAACGCATCTATAATGGCCTCTATTGGATTTACTTATAAGCTTGGTCTTACAAAAATCAATGACAAAAATACCTATCTCTTAATACAAACCGGCTCTGATGTAGGAATAGATCCATTTGCTAGCGATTTTTCTATACTTGGACACATCTCCAGAAAGGCAAATACAGATGACAAAAACCAGTTTGATCCAACAGGAAACAAGCTTAATTTTGATAAAAAAAGAAGTACCAACTTTGCATTTTCTGTAGGAACAGGTATCGGTTTTGCCTGGAATAAAGATGACGGTGAACAAGAATCATGGTCAATTAGCGGTGGTAATTCCTATAATACGAGAATATTTGGTGCACAAGACAAAAAATCCGGAATTGGACTTGGAATTACCTATGGAAAAAATCTATATAAACCTACATCTTCAAACAAAATAATACAGGACATAGCTGCAAAATCATTCCAAACTTTTAATGCCGAAATTTCAACTTACGAAGACAACACAAAAGGACTTATTCCTGGTCTTGGATGGATAGCTTCACTTGGAATTTATGATCTATTAAAAGAACAACCTCAATCAAATGATATAATAACTACTCTTACACCAAAGACTAATAATAATCAAACTCAAACCCAAACTCAAACAGTTGCATTTACTGAAGCGACTAAGATTGGGGGTGCTTTATACATAGATTACGCAATACCTGTAGAATCCATATCACCAACAACACATATAATCCCATATGTAGGTACCCATATTCTAGGATCACTTAAAGGTTCAGATAAAAGCATATATCTAAAAGCTGGGGTAGAATTAGACAATTTAATCAAATTGACCAAAATATCACTTGGATGGGATTCAAACAATCTTTTCGCAACAAAAGACCAAATGGGAAGTGTTTTCTTACAATTTGCAGTGGCTTTTAACGAATAA
- a CDS encoding lactate permease LctP family transporter, whose protein sequence is MNFYDFIKALVPITLIIIGLGIIKKPAYYVIPICLIITIAITLFDKNLGIINTSLAIFEGTIMGIWPIVIVIIAAIFTYKMAESQNDIKIIKAMLSNVSSDKRIIVLLVVWGFGNFLEGVAGYGTAVAIPVSILMAMGFEPFFACLICLIMDTSSTAYGSVGIPIISLSQATGLDVNMLSYDVSLQLILPTLIIPFVLVMLVGGGIKGLKGGMFILTLLSGASIAISQVYVSKTLGPELPAILGSIPAMAITIIYAKLFENKNTINNNIKVSVMQGFLACLPYILIVSLIIIVSPLFYGINKYLSNFKTTLSIYPGANPLQFKWLTSPGPLIILATVVSYSIRGVPIVEQLKIFVLTIKKMALSSFVIICIVSISRLMTHSGMIKDLADGISTLTGTLYPLFSPLIGALGTFLTGSDTVSNVLFGPLQTQIAANIDVNPYWLAAANTTGATGGKMISPQNITIATTTAGLIGQEGKLLSKTITYALGYIFISGILVYFLL, encoded by the coding sequence ATGAATTTTTATGATTTCATTAAAGCCTTAGTACCAATAACACTTATAATCATTGGACTTGGGATAATAAAAAAACCAGCATATTATGTGATACCAATATGTTTAATCATTACCATTGCAATAACCTTATTTGATAAGAATTTAGGAATAATCAATACAAGTCTTGCAATATTTGAGGGAACAATAATGGGAATATGGCCAATAGTGATTGTAATTATAGCTGCTATTTTCACATATAAAATGGCTGAAAGTCAAAATGATATAAAAATTATAAAAGCCATGTTATCAAATGTATCCTCTGATAAACGAATAATAGTTTTGCTTGTAGTATGGGGATTTGGTAACTTCTTAGAAGGAGTTGCGGGATACGGAACTGCAGTCGCCATTCCCGTATCAATACTAATGGCAATGGGATTTGAACCATTCTTTGCCTGTCTTATATGTTTAATCATGGATACATCCTCAACTGCCTATGGGTCAGTAGGAATCCCTATAATATCTCTCTCCCAAGCAACAGGATTAGATGTTAATATGTTATCATATGATGTCTCTTTACAACTCATCCTGCCAACTCTTATTATACCATTTGTACTAGTTATGCTTGTAGGAGGCGGAATTAAAGGTCTTAAGGGAGGAATGTTTATCCTCACACTCCTCTCAGGAGCATCAATAGCAATATCTCAAGTTTATGTTTCAAAAACCTTAGGCCCAGAACTTCCAGCAATACTTGGAAGCATACCCGCAATGGCAATAACAATAATTTATGCAAAGCTTTTTGAAAACAAAAATACAATTAATAACAACATAAAAGTATCAGTAATGCAAGGATTCCTTGCATGCTTGCCCTATATTTTAATAGTTTCACTCATAATAATTGTCTCACCACTTTTCTATGGAATAAATAAATATCTATCAAACTTTAAAACCACTCTTTCAATTTATCCAGGAGCAAATCCACTACAATTTAAATGGCTAACCTCACCAGGACCATTAATTATTCTTGCAACAGTAGTATCTTACTCAATCAGAGGAGTTCCTATAGTTGAACAATTAAAAATATTCGTACTTACAATAAAAAAAATGGCATTATCTTCTTTTGTAATTATCTGCATAGTATCAATATCAAGATTAATGACACATAGCGGCATGATAAAAGACCTTGCAGATGGCATATCAACATTAACAGGCACATTATACCCATTATTTAGCCCATTAATTGGAGCTCTGGGCACTTTCCTTACAGGAAGCGATACCGTTTCAAATGTTTTATTTGGACCATTGCAAACACAAATTGCAGCAAATATTGATGTTAATCCTTACTGGCTTGCAGCCGCAAACACAACAGGAGCAACAGGAGGCAAAATGATCTCACCTCAAAATATTACAATAGCAACAACAACAGCAGGACTTATTGGACAAGAAGGAAAATTACTATCAAAAACCATAACATACGCTCTTGGCTATATTTTTATATCTGGCATTTTAGTTTACTTCTTATTATAA
- a CDS encoding chemotaxis protein CheD (catalyzes the conversion of glutamine residues to glutamate on methyl-accepting chemotaxis receptors) codes for MLNHFNFKLKRDVTIIVPGEAFVSNDRVISTILGSCVSVVLYDEVRRLIGVNHYVLVKSDSVVNVLHKGRYGVYAIPMLIDAMIENGASKSNLKAKLFGGANFMAKGTIRVGVENSEFAVNSLTKYGIPVVAQDFDQSKSRKIFVFPENFKVIVEYPDGAKIF; via the coding sequence ATGTTAAATCATTTTAATTTTAAATTGAAAAGAGATGTTACAATAATAGTGCCAGGTGAAGCTTTTGTGTCAAATGATAGAGTTATTTCTACAATACTTGGTTCTTGTGTGTCTGTTGTGCTTTATGATGAGGTGCGTAGGCTTATAGGAGTAAATCATTATGTGTTAGTGAAATCTGATTCAGTGGTGAATGTTTTACATAAAGGTAGATATGGAGTTTATGCTATTCCTATGTTAATTGATGCTATGATAGAGAATGGTGCATCAAAAAGTAATCTTAAGGCTAAACTTTTTGGAGGTGCTAATTTTATGGCCAAAGGGACAATAAGAGTTGGTGTTGAGAATTCAGAGTTTGCCGTTAATTCGTTAACCAAATATGGTATTCCAGTTGTAGCACAAGATTTTGATCAGTCTAAATCCAGAAAGATTTTTGTTTTTCCTGAAAATTTTAAGGTTATTGTGGAATATCCAGATGGTGCTAAGATTTTTTAA